One region of Vibrio sp. FE10 genomic DNA includes:
- a CDS encoding SDR family NAD(P)-dependent oxidoreductase yields MQKIILITGATDGIGLETAKALTQQGHHVLIHGRNPAKVHKVVTALSRLSKNAIIESYITDLSTLSEVEALATQIQSDHKRLDILINNAGVYKVSDVTTPDNLDVRFVVNTIAPYLLTQKLLPLFDATGRIVNLSSAAQASADLDALTSPNAGELDGPVYAQSKLALTMWSIELANTLSKEGTSVIPVNPASFLGSKLVKDAYGVDGNDLAIGADILCRAALSDEFANASGKYFDNDSGLFKDPHADALDPAKTRQLVAVLDQLLEEKLCVAH; encoded by the coding sequence ATGCAAAAAATAATTCTGATCACAGGAGCCACAGATGGCATTGGTTTAGAGACCGCAAAAGCGCTGACTCAGCAAGGACACCACGTTCTCATTCATGGCCGAAACCCAGCCAAGGTCCACAAAGTCGTGACAGCTTTATCTCGCCTGTCTAAAAACGCCATCATCGAAAGCTACATCACAGATCTATCGACGCTCTCTGAAGTTGAGGCGCTCGCCACCCAAATCCAAAGCGACCACAAGCGACTCGATATACTCATCAACAACGCTGGCGTCTACAAGGTGTCGGACGTCACCACCCCAGATAATCTTGATGTGCGTTTTGTGGTGAACACCATTGCGCCGTATCTACTGACACAGAAGCTGCTCCCTCTTTTTGATGCGACTGGTCGTATCGTGAACCTATCTTCAGCAGCTCAAGCATCCGCAGATTTAGACGCACTGACTAGCCCAAATGCAGGCGAACTAGACGGCCCCGTTTACGCACAAAGTAAGTTAGCGCTAACGATGTGGTCTATTGAATTAGCCAATACCTTATCGAAAGAAGGCACTTCTGTTATTCCTGTAAACCCCGCCTCTTTCCTTGGCAGTAAATTAGTAAAAGATGCTTATGGCGTTGATGGCAACGATCTAGCGATTGGTGCCGATATTCTTTGTCGTGCTGCGCTCAGTGATGAGTTTGCCAACGCTTCTGGGAAATATTTTGATAATGACTCAGGGTTGTTTAAAGACCCTCATGCCGATGCATTGGATCCTGCCAAAACCCGACAACTGGTCGCGGTGCTTGACCAGTTACTCGAAGAGAAGTTGTGCGTCGCGCACTGA
- a CDS encoding enoyl-CoA hydratase/isomerase family protein → MAYQGYTTFKAQAEDGILTVTFDFGTVNVQGQEMLADLNGLAMRLERDRDIKVVVFQSANPEIWVCHYDTNLLKDMSTEAVSREEAKLLDLQSVLERISKLPQATIAKLEGFARGGGHEFALACDMRFAARGKYKFMQMEVGMGILPCGGGASRMARQVGLGRALEIILSARDFDADEAEAYGTINKALEPDEIGEYVDTLAKRISKFPAESINACKQAVYESIDKPIEEALKAEAYWLYQATSKTPAVKRFQIADEQGLEHDIENQRNWETLVMNVQDIK, encoded by the coding sequence ATGGCATATCAAGGTTATACAACGTTTAAAGCTCAAGCCGAAGATGGGATTCTTACCGTCACTTTTGACTTCGGTACTGTGAATGTTCAAGGGCAAGAGATGCTTGCCGATTTAAATGGCTTAGCGATGAGACTGGAACGTGACCGTGACATCAAGGTTGTGGTATTCCAATCAGCAAACCCTGAAATTTGGGTCTGTCACTACGACACCAATTTATTAAAAGACATGTCGACAGAAGCGGTATCTCGTGAAGAAGCGAAACTGCTCGACCTGCAATCTGTCTTAGAACGCATCAGCAAGCTCCCGCAAGCTACCATTGCCAAACTTGAAGGGTTCGCACGAGGCGGCGGCCATGAATTTGCACTGGCGTGTGACATGCGATTCGCTGCTCGTGGTAAGTACAAATTCATGCAAATGGAAGTGGGTATGGGTATCCTTCCTTGTGGTGGTGGCGCATCACGTATGGCTCGCCAAGTTGGCTTAGGTCGTGCACTCGAAATCATCCTAAGTGCTCGAGATTTTGATGCAGATGAGGCTGAAGCGTACGGCACCATCAACAAAGCTTTAGAGCCGGATGAAATCGGTGAATACGTTGATACGCTAGCGAAGCGAATTTCAAAATTCCCAGCTGAATCGATCAATGCATGTAAGCAAGCGGTGTACGAATCTATCGACAAACCCATCGAAGAGGCACTAAAAGCAGAAGCCTACTGGCTGTATCAAGCAACCAGCAAAACCCCTGCAGTTAAGCGTTTCCAAATAGCCGATGAACAAGGCTTAGAGCACGATATCGAAAACCAACGTAACTGGGAAACTCTGGTTATGAACGTCCAAGACATCAAATAG
- a CDS encoding LysR family transcriptional regulator encodes MNIEHLKLFVRLASTHNISQAGQELGLSPPVASIHIGKLEESLGARLVHRTTRKVSLTEEGMAFLPHAKQILLSVEAGVASVGTGNELPKGVLRISAPSSFGRMHVMPALKGFLAKYPDLSVDISLSDSIVDLIDGGFDVAIRNAELQNSSLIARKLSTDKRILCASPEYLAAHGYPQTPEDLKQHQCINQTGLEGWTFDTLEGDVTIKKKGAIRVDHGEAVRDVCVDGLGIAMCASWIAYKQLAEGTLVEVLPDYPLKDAAAIWAVYPSAQLLAPKVRVFIDYFVQYYGSPSYWDCEVNGQTQ; translated from the coding sequence ATGAATATTGAACATCTAAAATTGTTTGTGCGACTCGCGTCTACGCACAATATCAGTCAAGCCGGACAAGAGCTGGGGTTGTCGCCTCCGGTTGCTAGTATTCATATTGGCAAGCTGGAAGAGAGCCTTGGTGCTCGTCTTGTGCATCGCACCACGCGAAAGGTGTCTCTTACTGAAGAGGGCATGGCATTTCTCCCTCATGCTAAACAAATTCTGTTGAGTGTGGAGGCGGGTGTCGCGTCGGTCGGAACGGGTAACGAATTGCCAAAAGGTGTATTACGAATATCTGCTCCGTCATCGTTTGGTCGAATGCATGTTATGCCTGCCTTGAAAGGCTTCTTAGCTAAGTATCCTGATTTGTCGGTCGATATTTCATTGAGTGATTCAATCGTCGACTTGATTGATGGCGGCTTTGATGTAGCAATTCGTAACGCTGAGCTGCAAAACTCGAGTCTGATCGCCCGTAAGCTTTCGACTGATAAACGCATTTTGTGTGCGTCGCCAGAATACTTGGCTGCTCATGGTTATCCTCAAACGCCAGAAGACCTCAAGCAGCATCAATGCATCAATCAAACTGGTTTAGAAGGTTGGACATTTGATACGCTCGAAGGCGATGTCACTATCAAGAAAAAAGGCGCGATTCGCGTTGATCATGGTGAAGCGGTAAGAGATGTGTGTGTTGATGGTTTGGGCATTGCGATGTGCGCGTCATGGATTGCTTACAAACAGCTAGCTGAGGGTACATTGGTTGAGGTGTTACCGGATTACCCGTTGAAAGATGCGGCTGCAATTTGGGCGGTATACCCAAGTGCTCAATTGCTTGCGCCTAAGGTGCGTGTCTTTATCGATTACTTCGTTCAGTATTACGGTTCGCCATCTTATTGGGACTGTGAAGTGAATGGTCAAACGCAGTAA
- a CDS encoding alkyl/aryl-sulfatase encodes MTTSRTFKNASLFLAISLAFPSIAANHDHAHFSEIGDQGGKDATEMTAQANQEFAKTLNFSDTRAFDNNNKGLIASFDQETGDIIRNSFNFIEPSVANADKAPDSVNPSLWRQAVLNQAAEGLYEVVPGKVYQVRGADLASISFIRTDNGWIAYDVLLTKESAEKSLKFFQKNVPDGGHLPIVAMIYSHSHADHFGGARAIKEAYPEVKVYGSKNITKEIVDENVLAGNAMSRRTAYQYGATLNRHEHGIVDAALAKGLSTGTITYVLPDYELNHNEEIETLVIDGLEMQFMDASGTEAASEMVTYIPSMKALWTGELTYQGMHNLYTLRGAKVRDGLKWSKKINEMLVTWGEETEVLFASHSSPIWGEQEISDYLKMQRDAYGFTHNQTLRLANNGVVLQDIGDEIYKVMPDSIQQSWHTNGYHGTYSHNARAVYNMYLGYFDMNPANLNPLQIEPESVKFVEYMGGSDAVIEKAQQDFKQGEYRFVATALNKVVQAEPENKVARGLLADTYEQLGYQSEGAGWRNIYLTGAQELRIGTQPGAPKTASPDVLANMTIENLLDYLAVKVDSLKAQDTPFTMNIQLPDVKEFYYVEMSNGNLNSIQVSELQEADTTLIINKSDVSDIVLKETTLNKLLEEGQAGVKGDKSSLNKLLSSLTEADTSFEIVPRPNKGEEVDAELYQDSAVHAH; translated from the coding sequence ATGACAACTTCACGTACTTTCAAAAACGCATCCCTGTTCCTTGCAATCTCTCTTGCATTCCCATCCATTGCAGCGAACCACGACCATGCGCACTTTAGTGAGATTGGCGATCAAGGTGGCAAAGACGCGACCGAAATGACGGCACAAGCCAACCAAGAATTTGCGAAAACGCTCAACTTCTCAGACACGCGCGCCTTCGACAATAACAACAAAGGTCTGATCGCAAGCTTCGACCAAGAGACTGGCGACATCATCCGTAACAGCTTCAACTTTATCGAACCCAGTGTAGCCAACGCCGACAAAGCACCAGACTCCGTCAACCCGTCATTGTGGCGACAAGCGGTGCTGAACCAAGCTGCGGAAGGCCTATATGAAGTTGTCCCAGGTAAGGTTTACCAAGTACGTGGTGCCGATTTAGCGTCTATCTCTTTCATTCGCACTGACAACGGTTGGATCGCTTATGACGTTCTATTAACCAAAGAATCGGCTGAGAAGTCGCTTAAGTTCTTCCAGAAAAATGTGCCTGACGGCGGTCACTTACCTATCGTCGCGATGATCTATTCTCACTCGCACGCCGATCACTTTGGTGGCGCGAGAGCAATCAAAGAAGCTTACCCAGAAGTAAAAGTGTATGGCTCGAAAAATATCACCAAAGAAATCGTAGACGAAAACGTTCTGGCAGGTAATGCGATGTCTCGTCGTACTGCTTATCAATATGGTGCGACCCTGAATCGTCATGAGCACGGTATTGTGGATGCGGCACTCGCGAAAGGCCTATCGACAGGCACCATCACTTACGTATTGCCGGATTACGAACTGAACCACAACGAAGAAATTGAAACGCTGGTTATCGATGGCCTAGAAATGCAATTCATGGACGCATCGGGGACTGAAGCCGCCTCTGAAATGGTGACGTATATACCAAGCATGAAGGCGCTTTGGACAGGTGAGTTGACCTACCAAGGCATGCACAACCTCTACACGCTGCGCGGCGCAAAGGTGCGTGATGGTTTGAAGTGGTCTAAGAAAATCAACGAAATGTTGGTGACTTGGGGCGAAGAAACCGAGGTGCTGTTTGCTTCTCACTCGTCGCCAATCTGGGGCGAGCAAGAGATCTCTGATTACCTAAAAATGCAGCGTGACGCGTACGGCTTTACTCATAACCAAACCCTTCGCTTAGCGAATAACGGCGTGGTTTTGCAAGACATAGGTGACGAGATCTACAAAGTGATGCCAGACAGTATTCAACAATCTTGGCACACCAATGGTTATCACGGTACTTACTCACATAACGCTCGCGCAGTGTACAACATGTACCTTGGCTACTTCGACATGAACCCTGCGAACCTTAACCCTCTGCAAATTGAGCCGGAATCCGTCAAGTTTGTTGAATACATGGGTGGCAGCGATGCTGTGATTGAAAAAGCGCAGCAAGACTTTAAACAAGGTGAATACCGCTTTGTCGCGACTGCGTTGAACAAGGTTGTTCAAGCGGAACCAGAGAACAAAGTCGCACGTGGCTTACTGGCCGATACGTACGAGCAACTGGGGTACCAATCTGAAGGTGCGGGCTGGAGAAACATCTATCTGACGGGTGCTCAAGAGCTGCGTATCGGCACACAACCGGGCGCACCAAAAACGGCTTCTCCGGATGTATTGGCAAACATGACCATCGAGAACCTGTTGGATTACTTAGCGGTAAAAGTGGATTCGTTGAAGGCGCAAGACACGCCGTTCACCATGAACATTCAACTGCCTGACGTGAAAGAGTTCTACTACGTAGAGATGTCGAACGGCAACTTAAACAGCATTCAAGTGAGCGAACTACAAGAGGCTGACACCACATTGATCATCAATAAATCAGACGTGTCTGACATCGTGTTGAAAGAAACGACACTCAATAAGCTGTTAGAAGAAGGACAAGCAGGCGTGAAAGGCGACAAGTCGTCTTTGAACAAGCTACTGTCTTCACTGACAGAGGCTGACACCTCGTTTGAGATTGTCCCACGCCCGAATAAAGGCGAAGAAGTAGACGCTGAGCTATACCAAGATTCAGCTGTGCACGCTCATTAA
- a CDS encoding LysR family transcriptional regulator, translating into MSDVEKLDLNLLSVFLEVYRLKSITLASESLGMTQPGVSGALKRLQSQLDTDLFIREGRGIIPTNAAVQLANRVEPALEGITSAVSTLKQFDNQQHHVFRILVNEIGLTKLQPLVEQDDTLGNISIEFNMVPNNEEELLQSLSMQQADLAIDIHYPQVNGYMKQPVIEDELVLIARKGHPRINGSVTEEQYYNEKHITFRMRRTRLYTADYFTKSPIKQRKVSAECDSLMTMCVLVSGSECVGSTSRDFANQFAEAFQLQVLDQPFEILPMQQYMIWHKRTDVNSAHQWLRNKIQHYMNKSEIS; encoded by the coding sequence GTGAGTGATGTTGAAAAGTTAGACCTGAATTTACTGAGCGTGTTCTTGGAAGTGTATCGATTAAAGTCGATTACCTTAGCCTCGGAATCCCTTGGTATGACTCAGCCCGGAGTGAGCGGCGCATTAAAGCGACTGCAATCTCAACTTGATACGGATCTCTTTATTCGCGAAGGGCGAGGGATCATTCCGACCAATGCGGCGGTGCAATTGGCAAACCGAGTAGAGCCCGCCTTAGAGGGGATAACCAGCGCAGTCAGCACGCTAAAGCAGTTCGATAATCAGCAACATCATGTGTTTCGAATTCTGGTCAATGAGATCGGTTTAACCAAGCTTCAGCCTCTTGTTGAGCAGGATGATACGCTGGGTAATATCTCCATCGAATTTAATATGGTGCCGAATAATGAAGAGGAGTTGTTGCAGAGCTTGAGCATGCAGCAGGCGGATTTAGCCATTGATATTCACTACCCACAAGTGAATGGCTACATGAAGCAGCCTGTGATTGAAGATGAACTGGTTCTGATAGCAAGAAAAGGACATCCCAGAATCAATGGTTCGGTGACCGAAGAGCAATATTACAACGAAAAACACATCACTTTCCGTATGCGCCGTACTCGCTTGTATACGGCAGATTACTTCACTAAATCTCCAATTAAGCAAAGAAAGGTCAGTGCAGAGTGTGACTCGTTGATGACTATGTGTGTGTTGGTGTCAGGCTCGGAATGTGTAGGCAGTACATCACGTGATTTTGCCAATCAATTTGCTGAAGCCTTTCAACTTCAAGTGCTCGATCAGCCGTTCGAAATTCTTCCAATGCAGCAATACATGATTTGGCATAAACGAACCGATGTGAACTCGGCTCATCAATGGTTGCGAAACAAGATTCAGCACTATATGAACAAGTCTGAAATCAGTTAA
- a CDS encoding DMT family transporter codes for MRIAANPLGPAVLIEARVLCAAITLLLVSFYLKRKLSFNAHAKHFFILGLFNTALPFLFFAYAAQTLNASTLAILNSTAPIWAAIIGAIWTKTALEKKVLLGLGIGVTGVGVLVGWDAMNIGQEAVVPIFAAVLAAFSYGIASNYTKTAPKVEAFNNAHGSMWAAVLIVLPFVFFIPMREAPDLTITTSVILLGAVCTGLAYLLYFNLINELGAPSALSVTFLIPVFGILWGNLFLDEAIGINTVVGSILVITGTMLVTGLSPAKMLKNARQKRQEKAS; via the coding sequence ATGAGAATTGCGGCTAATCCTTTAGGCCCAGCAGTCCTAATTGAAGCGCGAGTTTTGTGCGCGGCAATCACCCTACTCTTGGTTTCTTTTTATCTGAAAAGGAAGCTCTCTTTTAATGCTCATGCGAAACACTTTTTCATTCTTGGCTTGTTTAACACCGCGCTTCCTTTTCTGTTTTTCGCTTATGCGGCTCAAACACTTAATGCGTCGACCCTTGCCATTCTTAACTCTACAGCGCCAATATGGGCAGCGATCATCGGGGCGATATGGACAAAAACTGCGCTTGAAAAGAAGGTGCTGCTCGGATTAGGTATTGGTGTCACTGGCGTCGGTGTGTTGGTCGGTTGGGATGCCATGAACATAGGCCAAGAAGCGGTTGTTCCTATTTTTGCCGCGGTTTTGGCTGCATTTAGCTACGGTATCGCCTCTAACTACACCAAGACAGCACCGAAGGTTGAAGCGTTCAATAATGCCCACGGCAGCATGTGGGCCGCAGTATTAATCGTATTGCCATTTGTGTTCTTCATTCCGATGAGAGAAGCACCCGATCTCACGATCACCACATCGGTCATCTTACTCGGCGCGGTTTGTACCGGTTTGGCATACCTACTTTATTTCAATCTCATTAATGAGCTTGGTGCGCCTTCAGCCCTATCAGTGACCTTCTTAATTCCGGTATTTGGTATTCTTTGGGGTAACTTGTTCTTAGATGAAGCGATTGGTATTAACACCGTGGTCGGCTCTATTTTGGTTATCACAGGTACCATGTTAGTCACGGGATTATCTCCGGCTAAGATGCTCAAAAATGCCCGTCAAAAGCGTCAAGAAAAGGCGAGCTAA
- a CDS encoding VOC family protein: MKIEHIAIWTKQLEVLKRFYEDYFGATSNQKYHNPTKGFSSYFLSFDSGSRLEIMEMDSVPESKDDIYDQFTGFIHMAISLGSEQAVDELTSRLVEEGYERLDGPRRTGDGYYESCVLDPDGNRLELTV; encoded by the coding sequence ATGAAGATTGAACATATCGCGATTTGGACCAAACAACTCGAAGTACTTAAACGCTTTTATGAAGATTACTTTGGTGCGACGTCTAACCAGAAATATCACAACCCAACCAAAGGCTTCTCGTCTTACTTCTTATCTTTTGATAGCGGTAGCCGTTTAGAGATCATGGAAATGGACTCGGTTCCTGAATCGAAAGATGACATCTATGATCAATTCACCGGCTTCATTCATATGGCTATTTCGCTAGGGTCGGAGCAGGCCGTCGATGAACTTACAAGTCGTTTAGTTGAAGAGGGATATGAGCGCTTAGATGGCCCAAGAAGAACCGGTGATGGCTATTATGAGAGCTGTGTACTCGATCCTGATGGTAATCGATTGGAACTTACCGTTTAA
- a CDS encoding DMT family transporter has product MSINRSFATPQPLLSFFYELSDPAKGIALALISNALFILVGVIVRELSQTIDIFQILLFRQLVFVTLLMPSIVSNMDAMLNPKMVSMHVWRVTGAFIALYFSFLTVSNIPFADATALGFMKVLFVAIISRLFLQENVGWARMTTILVGFTGVMLVVQPTLDSESLFYVGTGLVAALGAAIAVICVRKMANIESKVVVLAYQAIFVGAVALIPAIIEWQWPTWSELALLVLVGVISSIGQWFGVTAYKWGEANVVSNVEYSQMIYSMILGYLLFTELPNNLALIGAAVIVFSAVMPFVIKLKKGQ; this is encoded by the coding sequence ATGTCTATCAACCGTTCCTTTGCCACCCCTCAGCCGCTACTTTCTTTTTTTTATGAACTATCCGATCCCGCAAAAGGAATTGCACTCGCTTTAATCTCAAACGCCCTGTTTATTTTAGTCGGCGTTATTGTGCGAGAGCTCAGCCAAACCATCGATATTTTTCAGATATTGCTATTTCGACAGTTGGTTTTTGTCACCCTACTGATGCCTTCTATCGTCAGTAACATGGATGCGATGCTCAATCCTAAGATGGTGTCGATGCATGTATGGCGCGTCACTGGGGCATTCATCGCGCTTTACTTTAGCTTTTTAACCGTGAGTAACATTCCGTTTGCCGATGCAACGGCGTTAGGGTTTATGAAGGTATTATTTGTGGCGATCATTTCCCGCCTGTTCCTGCAAGAAAATGTAGGTTGGGCACGAATGACGACCATATTGGTAGGGTTTACTGGGGTGATGTTGGTTGTTCAGCCCACTCTAGATAGCGAGTCTCTGTTCTATGTTGGAACGGGCTTAGTGGCTGCGTTAGGCGCAGCAATTGCCGTTATCTGCGTAAGAAAAATGGCGAATATCGAATCTAAGGTTGTGGTGCTGGCTTATCAAGCGATCTTTGTTGGAGCCGTCGCTTTGATTCCAGCGATTATCGAATGGCAGTGGCCGACGTGGTCTGAACTCGCTTTATTGGTTTTGGTCGGCGTGATCTCTTCAATCGGACAATGGTTTGGCGTCACTGCCTACAAATGGGGAGAAGCGAACGTGGTATCGAATGTCGAATACTCACAGATGATCTACTCAATGATTCTTGGGTATCTGCTGTTCACGGAGTTACCAAACAACTTAGCTTTGATTGGCGCAGCGGTGATCGTTTTCAGTGCTGTTATGCCTTTTGTAATCAAGCTTAAGAAAGGCCAGTAG
- a CDS encoding bifunctional metallophosphatase/5'-nucleotidase has protein sequence MKNLKMKPLCFAVSVLTTVASMPALAEIKEITLLHTNDIESVYEPVDAFWNDDIELIGGIPYLATLIKNVQAEEGTSFLLDAGDIYTGALSKKSKGKLPFDLYNSMGYDVITLGNHEFEYGWESLVETMPRARFPVLNANIFHEASDSMFAQPYTILERDGVKIGVIGVMGIDAFYNTMWKGNRKGLTVKDPTEIAQKWADKIRDDVDMIVVLTHQNKTAPMQTDKEADAEVQRGFDEDYEMAGKLKGVDVIFGGHSDNGLIEPVVHPKTGTVIGLTFGQGMHLGYTKFTVDTEKHDVKFLGGKLIPVESAKLERDEATYALIQKIRDAHPTLADQLSTLDKAASRRYYRESNIGNLVADLMKDAGQADIAMISSGSLRVDLNPGAVTRENVMNLFPFTDTLTVVELTGDNVQELLEYSYTLPYGLAQFSGIKATYDSTQPEGERLISLSINGKPVSENQKYKVATYSYAASGGDGYTVFNKGETLSNGDPVMQVLIEGFQERKNITVPELGRQVDVSRQ, from the coding sequence ATGAAAAACCTTAAAATGAAACCTTTATGCTTTGCTGTCTCGGTATTAACGACAGTGGCTTCAATGCCAGCCCTAGCCGAAATAAAAGAAATCACCCTGCTTCATACCAACGATATTGAAAGTGTTTACGAACCCGTCGATGCGTTCTGGAATGATGACATTGAGCTGATTGGCGGCATCCCTTACTTGGCGACGTTGATCAAAAACGTTCAAGCTGAGGAAGGAACCAGTTTCCTATTAGACGCTGGTGATATTTATACGGGCGCACTCTCGAAAAAGTCGAAAGGTAAGCTGCCTTTCGACCTATATAACTCAATGGGTTATGACGTAATCACACTGGGTAATCATGAATTCGAATACGGTTGGGAATCACTGGTAGAAACCATGCCTCGTGCTCGTTTCCCTGTGCTCAATGCGAACATCTTCCATGAAGCTTCTGATTCGATGTTTGCTCAACCTTACACAATCCTTGAGCGTGATGGCGTTAAAATCGGCGTGATTGGTGTCATGGGAATTGATGCGTTCTACAACACAATGTGGAAAGGAAACCGTAAAGGGCTAACCGTCAAAGATCCTACGGAAATCGCTCAAAAATGGGCTGATAAGATCCGTGATGATGTCGATATGATCGTGGTACTAACGCACCAGAACAAGACGGCACCAATGCAAACAGACAAAGAAGCCGACGCAGAAGTTCAGCGCGGATTCGATGAAGACTACGAAATGGCCGGAAAACTCAAAGGCGTTGATGTGATCTTCGGGGGTCACTCTGACAATGGTTTAATTGAACCAGTCGTTCATCCAAAAACAGGCACCGTTATTGGCTTAACCTTTGGTCAAGGCATGCACCTTGGCTACACCAAATTTACTGTCGATACCGAAAAGCATGATGTGAAATTCTTAGGCGGAAAATTGATTCCAGTTGAATCTGCTAAGCTAGAGCGTGACGAAGCGACTTACGCATTGATTCAGAAAATTCGCGATGCTCACCCAACATTAGCAGATCAGCTTTCGACCCTAGATAAAGCCGCATCACGCCGTTACTATCGAGAGTCGAATATTGGTAACCTTGTGGCTGATTTGATGAAAGATGCAGGCCAAGCAGACATCGCAATGATCAGCTCAGGCAGCCTTCGTGTTGACCTAAATCCAGGTGCCGTCACTCGTGAAAATGTAATGAATCTTTTCCCGTTTACTGACACACTAACTGTGGTTGAACTAACGGGTGACAACGTTCAAGAGCTGCTTGAATACAGCTACACATTACCTTACGGTCTGGCGCAATTCTCAGGAATTAAAGCCACTTACGACAGTACACAACCAGAAGGTGAGCGTTTGATTAGCTTGAGTATCAACGGCAAGCCCGTATCCGAGAATCAGAAGTACAAAGTTGCGACATATTCATACGCGGCAAGCGGTGGCGATGGTTACACTGTATTTAATAAAGGCGAAACACTATCGAACGGAGATCCGGTCATGCAAGTACTGATTGAAGGTTTCCAAGAACGCAAAAACATCACAGTTCCTGAACTTGGTCGTCAAGTCGATGTAAGTCGTCAGTAA
- a CDS encoding 6-phospho-beta-glucosidase: protein MNNEFPNDFLWGGAVASHQLEGGWDANGKGVSVVDVLTAGAHGVQRRITDGVIDGENYPNQVAVDFYHRYKEDIKLFAEMGFKCFRTSIAWTRIFPNGDDAEPCEAGLAFYDDLFDELLKYDIQPVVTLSHFEMPYHLAKEYGGWMNRKVIDFFVKYSTTVMERYQHKVKYWMTFNEINNQMNTSADIFGWLCSGVKFPQCEKPQEAMYQAVHHQFVASALVVKKGHEINPDLQIGAMCAMVPFYPRSSKPEDIMVAQQAMRDRYFFSDVMVRGHYPSYAKRDWAIKGFDIEMQPEDEQILKEGKADYLGFSYYMSNTLDSSSHQSTEEAMDGGHENSVDNPFIKSSDWGWPIDPTGLRFCLASLYERYEVPLFIVENGFGAVDTIEEDGSINDDYRIAYLGDHIKEMKKSVAIDGVDLMGYTPWGCIDLVSFTTGEMKKRYGFIYVDKHNDQSGTLDRKRKKSFEWYKGVIASNGATI from the coding sequence ATGAACAACGAATTTCCGAACGATTTTTTATGGGGTGGTGCAGTAGCATCGCATCAGTTAGAAGGCGGCTGGGATGCGAATGGCAAGGGTGTGAGTGTTGTTGATGTATTAACAGCTGGCGCTCATGGTGTACAACGTCGAATCACCGATGGTGTGATCGACGGCGAAAACTACCCAAACCAAGTGGCTGTTGATTTCTATCATCGTTACAAAGAGGACATTAAGTTATTCGCTGAGATGGGTTTTAAGTGTTTTAGAACCAGTATCGCTTGGACACGTATTTTCCCTAATGGCGATGATGCCGAGCCGTGTGAAGCGGGTTTAGCGTTTTACGATGACTTGTTTGATGAGTTGTTGAAATACGATATTCAGCCAGTCGTGACGTTGAGCCACTTTGAAATGCCTTACCATCTAGCCAAAGAATATGGTGGTTGGATGAACCGTAAAGTGATCGACTTCTTTGTTAAGTACTCGACTACTGTGATGGAACGTTATCAGCACAAAGTGAAGTACTGGATGACGTTTAATGAGATCAATAATCAGATGAATACCTCGGCAGACATCTTCGGTTGGTTGTGCTCTGGCGTGAAGTTCCCACAATGTGAAAAGCCGCAAGAGGCGATGTATCAAGCGGTTCACCACCAGTTTGTGGCAAGTGCTTTAGTGGTTAAGAAAGGTCACGAAATTAACCCAGATCTTCAAATCGGTGCAATGTGTGCGATGGTGCCTTTCTACCCTCGCTCTTCAAAGCCAGAAGACATCATGGTCGCACAGCAAGCGATGCGTGATCGCTACTTCTTCTCGGATGTGATGGTGCGTGGCCACTACCCAAGTTATGCAAAACGCGATTGGGCAATCAAAGGCTTCGACATTGAAATGCAGCCTGAAGATGAGCAAATTCTAAAGGAAGGTAAGGCTGACTACTTAGGCTTTAGCTACTACATGTCGAACACATTGGACTCGTCTTCTCACCAATCGACAGAAGAAGCGATGGATGGCGGCCATGAAAACTCGGTCGATAACCCATTTATCAAATCGAGTGATTGGGGTTGGCCGATTGACCCAACCGGTCTGCGTTTCTGTTTAGCTTCTCTTTATGAGCGCTACGAAGTGCCATTGTTCATCGTCGAGAATGGCTTCGGTGCTGTCGACACCATCGAAGAAGATGGCAGCATCAATGACGACTACCGCATTGCTTATCTTGGCGATCACATCAAAGAGATGAAAAAATCGGTCGCAATTGATGGTGTTGATCTAATGGGTTACACCCCTTGGGGCTGTATCGATTTGGTGTCGTTTACTACCGGTGAAATGAAAAAGCGTTACGGGTTCATTTACGTAGACAAGCACAACGATCAATCCGGTACTTTAGATCGCAAACGTAAGAAGTCGTTCGAGTGGTATAAAGGCGTGATTGCATCTAACGGTGCCACTATTTAG